A DNA window from Palaemon carinicauda isolate YSFRI2023 chromosome 39, ASM3689809v2, whole genome shotgun sequence contains the following coding sequences:
- the LOC137630837 gene encoding uncharacterized protein, which produces MKLSLALLVIGVALCAICANQNTLVLAQAPANVEGDLINAQSGSPSNYERGWVTYNGPGGVTYKGQGEFPVRGLKDTLTKVGSTVAKTFGALSVVSDIFSGVKLVASFFKTKYKTETNENYWEELSETASAMVEEAIDHMILRQTQDAVKRMSENLEFYIDNNSTVGDFSFLDLNMAMDNERETIMSMYAGINHAENVVLQYLDMVTTRLMLWQATALRYISDYTIAGKAPSGDSVCSIVYKWNMAYRTEIDDIHDFLLPALAKWNTDYKDKMDITCSTTLTDPVFSQWSYVAHCKIFDG; this is translated from the exons ATGAAACTAAGCCTGGCCTTGTTAGTGATTGGCGTGGCACTTTGTGCTATATGCGCCAATCAAAATACGCTCGTTTTAGCTCAGGCTCCAGCGAATGTAGAGGGTGACCTCATAAATGCTCAATCGGGGTCACCTTCGAACTATGAGCGAGGATGGGTCACTTATAATGGACCAGGAGGGGTCACTTATAAAGGTCAAGGCGAATTTCCTGTAAGGGGCTTGAAAG ATACTCTGACCAAAGTAGGATCCACCGTGGCTAAGACCTTTGGCGCCTTGAGTGTCGTTAGCGACATTTTCTCGGGTGTCAAATTGGTGGCCAGCTTCTTCAAGACCAAATACAAGACGGAAACGAACGAGAACTACTGGGAAGAGCTCTCAG AGACAGCCAGTGCCATGGTCGAAGAAGCCATCGACCACATGATCCTACGACAGACGCAGGATGCTGTCAAAAGGATGTCTGAGAATCTTGAATTTTACATCGACAACAACAGCACCGTAGGAGACTTTTCATTCCTGGATCTCAACATGGCTATGGATAACGAACGCGAGACCATCAT GTCTATGTATGCTGGAATCAACCACGCTGAAAACGTTGTGCTGCAGTACCTGGACATGGTAACAACCCGTCTCATGCTCTGGCAAGCCACGGCTTTAAGGTACATCAGCGATTACACGATTGCCGGCAAG GCGCCCTCTGGAGACTCCGTCTGCAGTATAGTCTACAAATGGAACATGGCCTACCGTACTGAGATCGACGATATTCATGATTTCTTATTGCCAGCACTTGCAAAGTGGAATACAGATTACAAAGACAAG ATGGACATCACTTGCTCCACAACACTGACGGACCCAGTTTTTAGTCAGTGGAGTTATGTAGCTCATTGCAAGATATTTGatgggtaa
- the LOC137631132 gene encoding uncharacterized protein has product MKLSLALLVIGVALCAICANQNTLVLAQAPANVEGDLTNAQSGSPSNYERGWVTYNGPGGVTYKGQGEFPVRGLKDTLTKVGSTVAKTFGALSVVSDIFSGVKLVASFFKTKYKTETNENYWEELSETASAMVEEAIDHMILRQTQDAVKRMSENLEFYIDNNSTVGDFSFLDLNMAMDNERETIMSMYAGINHAENVVLQYLDMVTTRLMLWQATALRYISDYTIAGKAPSGDSVCSIVYKWNMAYRTEIDDIHDFLLPALAKWNTDYKDKMDITCSTTLTDPVFSQWSYVAHCKIFDGYHGKFPKEWDNTCYHKSSPRCPKKSSSAVCSKYCGDEHLIEYKTGNDKFTPLIKDHVENMLENFSIMKEEQVDVYMKQCGF; this is encoded by the exons ATGAAACTAAGCCTGGCCTTGTTAGTGATTGGCGTGGCACTTTGTGCTATATGCGCCAATCAAAATACGCTCGTTTTAGCTCAGGCTCCAGCGAATGTAGAGGGTGACCTCACAAATGCTCAATCGGGGTCACCTTCGAACTATGAGCGAGGATGGGTCACTTATAATGGACCAGGAGGGGTCACTTATAAAGGTCAAGGCGAATTTCCTGTAAGGGGCTTGAAAG ATACTCTGACCAAAGTAGGATCCACCGTGGCCAAGACCTTTGGCGCCTTGAGCGTCGTTAGCGACATTTTCTCGGGTGTCAAATTGGTGGCCAGCTTCTTCAAGACCAAATACAAGACGGAAACAAACGAGAACTACTGGGAAGAGCTCTCag AGACAGCCAGTGCCATGGTCGAAGAAGCCATCGACCACATGATCCTACGACAGACGCAGGATGCTGTCAAAAGGATGTCTGAGAATCTTGAATTTTACATCGACAACAACAGCACCGTAGGAGACTTTTCATTCCTGGATCTCAACATGGCTATGGATAACGAACGCGAGACCATCAT GTCTATGTATGCTGGAATCAACCACGCTGAAAACGTTGTGCTGCAGTACCTGGACATGGTAACAACCCGTCTCATGCTCTGGCAAGCCACGGCTTTAAGGTACATCAGCGATTACACGATTGCCGGCAAG GCGCCCTCTGGAGACTCCGTCTGCAGTATAGTCTACAAATGGAACATGGCCTACCGTACTGAGATCGACGATATTCATGATTTCTTATTGCCAGCACTTGCAAAGTGGAATACAGATTACAAAGACAAG ATGGACATCACTTGCTCCACAACACTGACGGACCCAGTTTTTAGTCAGTGGAGTTATGTAGCTCATTGCAAGATATTTGatgg ATACCACGGCAAGTTCCCCAAAGAATGGGATAATACTTGTTACCATAAAAGTAGCCCG AGATGCCCAAAGAAGAGTTCCAGCGCAGTTTGCAGTAAATACTGCGGAGATGAACATCTGATTGAATACAAGACAGGCAATGATAAGTTTACGCCGTTGATTAAGGACCATGTGGAGAACATGTTGGAAAACTTTTCCATT ATGAAGGAGGAACAGGTGGACGTCTACATGAAACAATGTGGCTTTTAG